A stretch of Microbulbifer bruguierae DNA encodes these proteins:
- the pta gene encoding phosphate acetyltransferase gives MSRTIMLVPISSGVGITSVSLGTLRALERNGVSVSFFKPVTEAVKNEKHRDRSNEILRSASSLNVPDSFSMQHAESMIGRGDLSELLEDILARFQECARVADVAIVEGLVPNAENQLASQLNLQIAKTLDAEIVLVVCPNLDSTQQLKDRLEMAMASFGGAKSGRVVGCIVNKVGAPSQLPDTPGADITGMFEAPRARRGNLEILALFGKSPLPIIGCIPWNADLIAPRAKDLADHFSAEVINYGELETRRLRSITFCSRSLANMIYRFEPGSMLVTSGDRPDVIVAACLAAMNGVKIGCLLLTGAYYLEPQVRKLCAPAMETGLPVILVGTNTWQTALQLQSFNTETPTDDLERIEKVQDFIAGHLDNHWVESLGRDSNRPKRLSPPAFRFHLTELARRANKRIVLPEGDEPRTVKAALICAERGIARPVLLGDPKEIHRVAEQQGLSLNDKIEIIDPRSARGKYVEPMVKLRKSKGLTEIVAKEQLQDNVVLGTMMLAEGEVDGLVSGAVHTTANTIRPALQLIKTAPGAALVSSVFFMLLPDQVLVYGDCAINPDPDAQELADIAIQSADSASAFGIEPRVAMISYSTGTSGSGSDVEKVREATKLAQEKRPDLIIDGPLQYDAAIMENVARKKAPDSPVAGRATVFIFPDLNTGNTTYKAVQRSADLISIGPMLQGMRKPVNDLSRGALVDDIVYTIALTAIQASQLK, from the coding sequence ATGTCTCGCACGATTATGCTGGTGCCGATCAGCTCCGGCGTCGGCATCACTTCTGTTAGTCTCGGGACCCTGCGCGCGCTGGAGCGCAACGGTGTCAGCGTCAGTTTTTTCAAGCCCGTCACCGAAGCGGTGAAAAACGAAAAGCACCGCGATCGCAGCAATGAAATATTGCGCAGTGCCTCCAGCCTCAACGTCCCCGATTCATTCAGCATGCAACACGCTGAATCCATGATCGGGCGCGGAGATCTTTCGGAGCTGCTTGAGGACATACTCGCACGCTTTCAGGAGTGCGCCAGAGTCGCCGATGTCGCGATTGTCGAGGGACTGGTACCCAATGCGGAAAACCAGCTGGCAAGCCAGCTGAATCTGCAGATTGCCAAAACCCTGGACGCGGAAATCGTGCTGGTGGTATGTCCGAACCTCGACTCCACCCAGCAGCTGAAAGACCGGCTGGAAATGGCCATGGCCAGTTTTGGCGGTGCCAAATCTGGGCGTGTGGTCGGCTGTATTGTCAACAAGGTTGGCGCCCCCTCCCAGCTACCGGACACCCCCGGCGCGGATATTACCGGCATGTTCGAGGCGCCGAGAGCGCGCCGCGGCAACCTGGAAATTCTTGCTCTGTTTGGCAAGAGTCCACTGCCGATCATCGGCTGTATTCCCTGGAACGCAGACCTGATAGCGCCCCGCGCCAAGGACCTCGCCGATCATTTTTCCGCCGAAGTCATCAATTACGGGGAACTGGAAACACGCAGGCTGCGCAGTATCACCTTCTGCTCCCGCTCGCTGGCAAACATGATTTATCGCTTTGAGCCCGGCTCCATGCTGGTAACGTCCGGGGACCGGCCCGATGTTATCGTCGCCGCCTGTCTGGCAGCCATGAACGGAGTAAAAATCGGCTGCCTGCTGTTAACCGGTGCTTATTACCTCGAGCCACAGGTACGCAAGCTCTGCGCACCGGCCATGGAAACCGGTTTACCGGTGATTCTGGTTGGCACCAATACCTGGCAGACGGCTCTGCAGTTACAGTCCTTCAATACCGAGACTCCCACCGATGACCTGGAGCGTATCGAAAAGGTCCAGGACTTTATCGCCGGCCACCTCGACAACCACTGGGTGGAATCTCTTGGCCGCGACTCCAATCGCCCCAAGCGCCTGTCACCGCCGGCTTTCCGCTTTCATCTCACCGAACTGGCCCGGCGCGCCAACAAGCGTATTGTATTGCCGGAGGGCGATGAGCCACGCACCGTGAAAGCCGCACTGATCTGTGCCGAGCGCGGTATCGCGCGGCCGGTATTGCTGGGCGATCCGAAAGAAATACACCGGGTTGCTGAACAGCAAGGACTCAGTCTCAACGACAAGATCGAAATCATCGATCCGCGCAGTGCGCGCGGTAAGTACGTTGAGCCAATGGTGAAGCTACGCAAAAGCAAGGGGCTGACCGAAATCGTCGCCAAGGAGCAGCTGCAGGACAATGTGGTGCTAGGCACCATGATGCTGGCGGAAGGCGAAGTGGACGGTCTGGTCTCCGGCGCAGTCCACACCACCGCCAATACCATCCGTCCCGCGCTGCAACTGATCAAGACCGCACCGGGCGCGGCCCTGGTTTCTTCGGTGTTTTTTATGCTATTGCCAGATCAGGTGCTGGTTTATGGCGACTGCGCGATCAACCCCGATCCGGATGCGCAGGAACTGGCGGATATCGCCATTCAGTCCGCCGACTCTGCGAGCGCATTTGGTATCGAACCCAGAGTAGCCATGATCAGCTACTCTACCGGAACTTCCGGCAGTGGCAGCGATGTGGAAAAAGTGCGCGAAGCGACCAAACTCGCACAGGAAAAAAGGCCCGACCTGATTATCGATGGGCCGCTGCAGTACGACGCCGCGATCATGGAAAATGTAGCGAGGAAAAAAGCCCCGGACAGTCCGGTGGCGGGACGCGCAACCGTATTTATTTTCCCCGACCTGAATACCGGCAATACCACCTACAAGGCCGTACAACGCAGTGCAGACCTGATCAGTATTGGCCCGATGTTACAGGGCATGCGCAAGCCGGTTAACGATTTATCGCGGGGTGCGCTGGTGGACGACATCGTCTATACCATTGCACTCACCGCGATACAGGCCAGTCAGTTAAAGTAG
- a CDS encoding acetyl-CoA hydrolase/transferase C-terminal domain-containing protein has translation MAQADTFSTAEACVDAVLAKVGKRVVLGLPLAIGKANHFVNAIYARAERDPEISLTIFTALTLERPSASSELQRRFVQPLLDRLYSDYQDLAYNQARRKGLLPKNVEVCEFFMQPGSFLHSPSAQQSYVSANYTHVPRDLLDRGVNVVAQMVSPAPDDSGDFSLSSNPDLTLPLVALAQASDYPHITMVAEVNPQLPFLGGDARVGRKLFDFILEGDTFDCQIFPAPNPPVQLTEYALAFHIAGLIKDGGTLQIGIGALGDAICHVLRLRHGNNRDYREILQSLHGDGEHRLCKLPLELGVFENGLYGASEMVTEGFLHLRRAGVLKREVCGDASLQQLLNAGKVSDVVDEKLLIALREAGRVQCPLREEDTKFLQAMGIVDPSYSWRGHKFLDQNGELEECDLHSSGGRKKLLGACAGRKLPGTWLHGGFYLGSGAMYKALRELPAGEMAGINMTAIDFINELQQDRALKIAQRQHARFVNSAMMVTLNGAVISDGLENAQVVSGVGGQYNFVAMAHELPGARSIITLPSTRQSAGHIRSNLVWEYPHCTIPRHLRDIVVTEYGVADLRGKCDRDVIVALLCITDSRFQQELLEKAKSAHKVEGGYEIPAEFTNNTPERIRSVFQQGHRRQLLPYYPLGTDLTREEAQLAIGLKALKEEGRKIWELWPLLRRGRKVCKSQAPEYRDIHACLERMEFEYSDTFEHRLEAYLVAGSLLLNLDNDRLLGDVTDPTAAE, from the coding sequence ATGGCACAAGCGGATACGTTCAGCACCGCAGAGGCCTGTGTTGATGCGGTGCTTGCAAAGGTTGGCAAGCGGGTGGTGCTGGGGTTGCCACTGGCTATCGGCAAGGCCAACCACTTTGTCAATGCCATCTACGCGCGCGCGGAGCGCGATCCGGAAATTTCCCTTACGATCTTCACTGCCCTTACCCTGGAGCGCCCATCTGCCAGTAGCGAGTTGCAGCGGCGCTTTGTCCAGCCGCTGCTGGATCGTCTCTACAGTGACTACCAGGACCTTGCCTACAATCAGGCACGCCGCAAAGGCCTGTTGCCGAAGAATGTCGAAGTGTGTGAGTTTTTCATGCAGCCCGGCAGCTTCCTGCATTCTCCCTCCGCACAACAAAGCTATGTCAGCGCCAATTACACCCATGTACCCCGGGATCTTCTCGACAGGGGCGTCAATGTGGTCGCGCAGATGGTGTCACCAGCGCCGGATGACAGCGGTGATTTCAGCCTGAGCAGTAATCCGGATCTAACCCTGCCATTGGTGGCGCTGGCGCAGGCGAGCGATTATCCGCACATCACCATGGTTGCGGAGGTGAATCCGCAGTTGCCGTTTCTCGGTGGGGATGCGCGGGTTGGGCGCAAGTTGTTTGATTTTATTCTTGAAGGCGACACCTTCGATTGCCAGATATTTCCGGCACCCAATCCACCGGTGCAGCTGACAGAGTATGCCCTGGCTTTCCATATCGCCGGTCTTATCAAGGACGGCGGCACTTTGCAGATCGGCATCGGCGCCCTGGGAGACGCTATCTGCCATGTGTTGCGATTGCGTCACGGCAACAACCGGGATTACCGGGAAATCCTGCAGTCTTTGCACGGAGATGGCGAACATCGATTATGTAAATTGCCGCTTGAGCTGGGCGTCTTTGAGAACGGATTGTATGGTGCGAGTGAGATGGTAACCGAAGGTTTCCTGCACCTGCGCCGGGCCGGTGTACTCAAGCGAGAAGTCTGTGGCGATGCGTCGCTGCAACAGCTGTTGAACGCCGGCAAAGTAAGTGACGTCGTGGATGAGAAGCTGCTGATTGCACTGCGAGAGGCGGGGCGCGTGCAGTGTCCACTCCGCGAGGAGGACACCAAATTCCTTCAGGCTATGGGTATCGTCGACCCCAGTTACAGTTGGCGAGGGCATAAATTTCTCGACCAAAACGGGGAGCTTGAAGAGTGCGACCTGCACAGCAGTGGCGGGCGAAAAAAATTGCTCGGCGCCTGCGCGGGCCGGAAGCTTCCAGGTACCTGGTTGCACGGTGGCTTTTATCTCGGCTCGGGCGCCATGTATAAAGCACTGCGGGAATTGCCCGCGGGTGAAATGGCCGGAATCAATATGACCGCGATCGATTTCATCAACGAGTTACAGCAGGACAGGGCGCTCAAAATCGCCCAACGCCAACACGCGCGGTTCGTGAATTCCGCGATGATGGTTACCCTGAATGGGGCGGTGATTTCCGATGGTTTGGAAAATGCGCAGGTGGTTAGCGGCGTTGGGGGCCAATACAACTTTGTCGCCATGGCCCATGAGCTGCCCGGGGCCCGTTCTATTATTACCCTTCCTAGTACCCGCCAGAGCGCGGGGCATATCCGCAGCAACCTGGTGTGGGAATATCCCCACTGCACCATCCCCCGTCATTTGCGGGATATCGTGGTAACTGAGTACGGCGTGGCTGACTTACGGGGTAAATGCGATCGCGATGTGATCGTCGCCTTGCTGTGTATTACCGATTCGCGCTTTCAGCAGGAGTTGCTGGAGAAGGCCAAATCAGCCCACAAAGTAGAGGGGGGCTATGAAATTCCTGCTGAATTTACCAACAACACCCCGGAACGTATTCGGTCCGTGTTCCAGCAGGGACATCGCCGGCAGCTGCTACCTTACTACCCGCTGGGGACCGACTTGACTCGTGAAGAGGCGCAGCTAGCCATAGGACTCAAGGCGCTAAAGGAAGAGGGACGGAAAATCTGGGAACTATGGCCGCTGCTGCGCCGGGGGCGCAAGGTGTGCAAAAGCCAGGCGCCAGAGTACCGGGACATTCACGCCTGTCTCGAGCGTATGGAATTTGAATACAGCGATACATTCGAGCATCGTCTCGAGGCATATCTTGTGGCGGGGTCTCTACTGCTCAACCTGGACAATGACCGCCTGCTAGGGGATGTCACAGATCCGACCGCCGCGGAGTAA
- a CDS encoding acetate kinase, with protein MPTSSQVLVLNCGSSSLKFAVIDPRNGDLSVSGIGEALGEEEPQIKWSIHGQKFATSLPGDARHTEVIRFLVEQILNDKPELRDHLVAIGHRVVHGGEKFSHSVLINDAVINAIQECVALAPLHNPAHLQGIQAAREAFPELPQVAVFDTAFHQSMPRHAFVYALPFALYRDHGIRRYGMHGTSHRFVTERAAELLNLPVNEVNIISAHLGNGASITAIHNGRSIDTSMGLTPLEGLVMGTRCGDVDPGLLMHLSSRLDYCMKEISDMLNKKSGLLGISELSNDCRALEQAASEGHDGAQLAMDIFCYRLAKYIGAYHAVLPQVDALVFTGGIGENSSLVREKVLGQLRGLGYELDLGKNARARFGEEGPIASDRSCVTLVIPTNEEWVIARDAAELVPPDTPNHDPSVRE; from the coding sequence ATGCCGACCTCCAGCCAAGTCCTTGTTCTTAACTGCGGGAGTTCCTCGCTCAAATTTGCCGTGATCGATCCCCGCAATGGCGATTTGTCTGTGAGCGGTATCGGCGAGGCGCTGGGTGAGGAAGAACCTCAGATCAAGTGGTCGATCCACGGGCAAAAATTCGCCACCAGCCTGCCTGGCGATGCCCGGCACACGGAAGTCATCCGTTTTCTGGTGGAACAGATATTGAACGACAAGCCTGAGTTGCGCGACCACCTGGTAGCAATAGGCCACCGTGTGGTGCACGGGGGCGAGAAATTCTCCCATTCGGTACTGATCAATGACGCAGTGATCAACGCCATTCAGGAGTGCGTCGCTCTGGCCCCACTACACAATCCCGCGCACTTGCAGGGCATCCAGGCTGCGCGCGAGGCATTCCCGGAATTGCCCCAGGTTGCGGTATTCGATACCGCTTTTCATCAGTCGATGCCCCGCCATGCGTTCGTCTACGCCCTACCCTTCGCCCTGTATCGGGATCACGGAATCCGCCGCTACGGTATGCACGGTACCAGCCATCGCTTTGTCACCGAGCGAGCCGCCGAACTGCTGAACCTGCCGGTAAACGAGGTCAATATCATCTCTGCTCACCTGGGCAATGGCGCGTCCATCACCGCGATCCACAACGGCCGCAGCATCGATACCAGCATGGGGTTAACGCCACTGGAAGGGCTGGTAATGGGCACCCGCTGCGGGGATGTGGACCCGGGATTGTTGATGCATCTGAGCAGCCGGCTGGATTACTGCATGAAAGAAATCAGCGATATGCTGAACAAGAAAAGCGGCCTGCTGGGAATTTCCGAACTGAGTAACGACTGCCGCGCACTGGAACAGGCCGCCTCCGAGGGGCACGATGGCGCGCAGCTGGCAATGGATATTTTCTGCTATCGCCTGGCCAAATACATCGGCGCCTACCACGCCGTGCTGCCGCAAGTGGATGCACTGGTGTTTACCGGTGGTATCGGTGAGAACTCCAGCCTGGTCAGGGAGAAAGTACTCGGCCAACTGAGGGGATTGGGGTACGAGCTCGACCTCGGTAAAAACGCACGCGCGCGATTTGGTGAAGAAGGCCCCATCGCTTCCGACCGGTCCTGCGTCACCCTGGTAATTCCCACCAATGAAGAGTGGGTCATTGCCCGCGATGCCGCCGAACTGGTACCACCAGACACCCCAAACCATGACCCGAGTGTGAGGGAATAA
- a CDS encoding glycoside hydrolase family 9 protein, giving the protein MRLSHLLLSATVCFAAPAVFAAQASMNVVNDWGQGAQADIVVLNDESAPLTNWSVEFDLNAQITQMWNGVVLSQSGSHYVVGPAAYNSTIGVNGQVNIGFLTTPGGLTAVPVTVNGDGGSSGGSSSSSSSSSSSSSSSSSSSSSSSSSSSSSSSSSSSGGSSSSSSSSSSGSSSSSSSGGSGSGHLSYEQSSFITVDQFGYLPGSEKVAVLRDPQQGYDAADSYTPPSDIRVVNVDSGAVVYTAQPQPWNGGATAEFSGDRVWHVDFSAVTTAGNYILADESGELRSAEFRIAADVYRPVLVQAVRTFYYQRAGFAKQAPYADARWADGASHLGAGQDPQARRYNATGDASTERDLRGGWYDAGDYNKYTNWHADYLISLLHSYRENPAVWTDDFNIPESGNGIPDLLDEVKWGMDWLVRMQEDNGSVLSVMGLSHASPPSSASGASTYGPATTAATYSSAAAFALGSHILGQVPGLQSYAADLSARAESAWQWAQANPAVTFRNSDNGVAAGEQEVDDYGRFAKSLMAAINLYRATGDTQYRSFVESNYQTAHLMEWSWVSIWEVEMQHALLYFASLDGVTAAVASNIRNTYAAGMNGDDNWPAVSGNADAYRAYIPQYTWGSNRSQAHQGNLFLDQFQYSAGAPGETAARNAALRNLNYLHGVNPQGKVYLSNMGEFGAENSVDSFYHTWFADGSAQWDSVSESSYGPAPGFLVGGPNPSYDWDGCCPNSCGSAENNARCGIAPPEPPYGQPAQKSFLDFNTSWPLNSWAVTENHNMYQVAYIRLLSKFATSSN; this is encoded by the coding sequence ATGCGTCTATCGCATTTATTGTTGTCCGCGACCGTGTGCTTTGCCGCACCAGCCGTATTTGCGGCACAGGCAAGCATGAACGTCGTTAACGACTGGGGACAGGGGGCGCAAGCCGATATCGTGGTGCTCAATGACGAGTCGGCGCCACTAACCAATTGGTCAGTGGAGTTTGATCTGAACGCGCAGATCACCCAGATGTGGAATGGCGTGGTGCTGTCCCAAAGTGGAAGTCACTATGTGGTGGGCCCCGCGGCCTATAACAGCACCATCGGGGTGAACGGCCAGGTCAATATCGGCTTTCTTACTACCCCGGGCGGCCTCACTGCGGTGCCAGTGACGGTCAATGGGGACGGAGGGTCTTCCGGCGGCTCGTCGAGTAGTTCCAGCAGTTCCTCAAGTAGCAGTTCCAGCTCTTCTTCCAGTAGTAGCTCCAGCTCTTCGAGCAGTAGTTCATCCAGTAGTTCCAGCTCCTCCGGCGGCAGCTCTTCCTCATCTTCCAGCTCGTCTTCAGGATCCTCTTCATCTTCTTCGTCAGGCGGGTCCGGCAGCGGGCACCTGAGCTACGAACAAAGTTCCTTCATTACCGTGGATCAATTTGGCTATCTGCCAGGCAGTGAAAAAGTTGCCGTATTGAGAGACCCGCAGCAGGGTTACGATGCCGCCGACAGCTACACACCGCCGTCGGATATCCGTGTGGTTAACGTAGACAGTGGCGCAGTCGTATATACGGCGCAGCCCCAACCATGGAATGGTGGCGCTACCGCCGAATTTTCCGGAGACCGTGTGTGGCACGTGGACTTTTCGGCGGTGACCACAGCGGGCAACTACATTCTCGCCGACGAATCCGGTGAACTGCGCTCCGCAGAATTCCGCATTGCCGCCGATGTATACCGCCCGGTACTGGTACAGGCCGTGCGCACCTTCTACTACCAGCGCGCCGGATTTGCTAAACAGGCCCCCTATGCCGATGCGCGCTGGGCCGACGGTGCAAGTCACCTGGGTGCCGGACAGGACCCGCAAGCCCGGCGGTACAACGCCACCGGCGATGCCAGCACCGAAAGGGATCTGCGCGGCGGCTGGTACGATGCCGGCGATTACAACAAGTACACCAACTGGCACGCGGACTACCTGATTTCCCTGTTGCATAGCTATCGGGAAAATCCCGCGGTATGGACCGACGACTTCAATATCCCCGAATCCGGTAACGGTATTCCCGACCTTCTGGACGAAGTGAAATGGGGCATGGACTGGCTGGTGCGGATGCAGGAAGACAATGGTTCGGTGCTCTCTGTCATGGGACTCTCCCACGCCAGTCCGCCGTCCTCTGCCAGCGGTGCCAGCACATACGGTCCCGCCACCACCGCGGCCACTTACAGCAGTGCCGCAGCCTTTGCTCTCGGCAGCCATATTCTGGGTCAGGTGCCCGGGCTACAGAGTTACGCAGCAGACCTCAGCGCCCGCGCCGAATCTGCATGGCAATGGGCCCAGGCCAACCCGGCGGTGACCTTCCGCAACTCCGATAACGGCGTGGCCGCGGGCGAACAGGAAGTGGACGATTACGGGCGTTTCGCCAAAAGCCTGATGGCCGCCATCAACCTGTACCGGGCCACCGGTGATACGCAATACCGCAGCTTCGTGGAAAGTAATTATCAGACTGCCCACTTGATGGAGTGGAGCTGGGTATCCATTTGGGAAGTGGAAATGCAACACGCGTTGCTCTACTTCGCCTCCCTTGATGGCGTCACCGCAGCGGTTGCGAGCAATATTCGCAACACCTACGCGGCTGGTATGAATGGGGATGACAACTGGCCGGCAGTCAGCGGCAACGCGGACGCCTACCGTGCCTATATCCCGCAGTACACCTGGGGCAGCAACCGCAGTCAGGCGCACCAGGGCAACCTGTTCCTCGACCAATTCCAGTACAGTGCCGGCGCCCCCGGTGAAACCGCCGCGCGCAACGCCGCCCTGCGCAACCTGAACTACCTGCATGGCGTAAACCCACAAGGCAAGGTGTACCTGTCCAACATGGGCGAGTTCGGTGCAGAAAACTCGGTGGACAGCTTCTATCACACCTGGTTTGCCGACGGCAGTGCCCAGTGGGATTCGGTCAGTGAGTCCTCCTACGGTCCGGCGCCGGGCTTCCTGGTCGGCGGCCCCAATCCCAGTTACGACTGGGATGGCTGCTGTCCCAACAGCTGCGGCAGTGCGGAAAACAACGCCCGCTGCGGCATTGCCCCCCCGGAGCCACCCTATGGTCAGCCCGCACAGAAGTCCTTCCTCGACTTCAATACCAGCTGGCCGCTGAACTCCTGGGCGGTCACCGAAAACCACAATATGTATCAGGTGGCATATATCCGCCTGCTGTCGAAGTTTGCAACCAGCAGCAACTGA
- a CDS encoding (R)-mandelonitrile lyase: MDMKIYRVGSQPSIAGPEATFTGNVRIDPLFSPTEPARTSAALVIFEPGARSAWHTHPLGQHLIVTAGCGWTQCWGGPKREIRAGDVVFCNCGKKHWHGATDTTSMSHIAIQEALDGSPVNWLEKVSDEQYHSPVETD, translated from the coding sequence ATGGATATGAAGATTTACCGTGTTGGGTCCCAGCCATCGATCGCTGGTCCTGAAGCAACCTTTACGGGAAATGTCCGGATCGATCCGTTGTTCAGCCCTACTGAGCCAGCTCGAACTTCCGCCGCGTTGGTGATTTTTGAGCCGGGCGCCCGTTCAGCCTGGCATACCCATCCTCTGGGCCAACATCTCATCGTCACTGCTGGTTGTGGCTGGACTCAATGTTGGGGTGGGCCCAAAAGGGAGATCCGTGCGGGGGATGTTGTGTTCTGTAACTGCGGTAAAAAGCATTGGCACGGGGCTACCGATACCACCAGCATGAGCCACATTGCGATCCAGGAAGCGCTTGACGGTTCTCCAGTGAATTGGCTGGAGAAAGTAAGTGATGAGCAATACCACTCTCCAGTAGAGACTGATTGA
- a CDS encoding LysR family transcriptional regulator: MNLERADLNLLVYLDVLLRERNVTRAANQLGLSQPAMSNGLKRLRELFGDPLLVRTREGMMPTERAMELQPMVREALAAIDQVIQPNRDFDPAEARRTFRIMASDYAESTLIPPLLKQLRVGAPGISLDIMTPSDVSFVDVEQGKVDMVINRFDSMPQSFHQATIWTDTFSCVMRADNPMLHDYNLESYLRAQHIWVSKTGMGVGVGVNPEDVQRLGWVDEAIGRVGRKRDISVFTRHYQVAMLLAEESDLIVTVPTRLAKLGASNPRIVLRDPPLKIPPLELKMAWSPLLQQSAPHRWMRRLILDVGRQL, from the coding sequence ATGAATCTGGAAAGAGCCGACCTCAACCTGCTGGTTTACCTCGATGTACTTCTGCGTGAGCGTAATGTCACCCGCGCCGCTAACCAACTTGGTTTATCGCAGCCCGCCATGAGCAATGGGCTCAAGCGACTGCGAGAACTGTTTGGCGACCCGCTGCTGGTGCGCACTCGCGAGGGGATGATGCCCACGGAACGGGCGATGGAGCTGCAGCCAATGGTGCGCGAAGCGCTCGCGGCCATCGATCAGGTAATCCAGCCCAACCGGGACTTTGACCCTGCCGAAGCGCGCCGCACTTTCCGCATCATGGCCAGTGACTATGCCGAATCTACCCTGATCCCACCCCTGCTGAAGCAGCTGCGTGTGGGGGCTCCCGGTATCAGTCTGGATATCATGACGCCCAGCGACGTGAGCTTTGTAGACGTGGAGCAGGGCAAGGTCGACATGGTCATCAACCGTTTTGATTCCATGCCCCAGAGCTTTCATCAGGCGACCATCTGGACCGACACCTTTTCCTGCGTGATGCGCGCCGATAACCCCATGCTCCATGACTACAATCTGGAGAGTTACCTGCGGGCACAGCATATCTGGGTCAGTAAAACCGGCATGGGGGTCGGCGTCGGTGTGAACCCGGAAGACGTGCAGCGCCTTGGATGGGTGGATGAGGCCATCGGCCGTGTGGGGCGCAAACGGGATATCTCCGTGTTCACCCGTCACTACCAGGTGGCCATGTTGCTGGCGGAGGAAAGCGACCTTATCGTCACCGTGCCCACCCGTCTGGCCAAGCTCGGTGCCAGCAATCCGCGTATTGTTCTGAGGGATCCGCCGCTTAAAATCCCGCCCCTTGAGCTGAAAATGGCCTGGAGCCCGCTGTTGCAGCAGAGTGCCCCTCATCGCTGGATGCGACGCCTGATACTTGATGTTGGACGGCAATTGTAG
- a CDS encoding isocitrate lyase, with protein MSNYSKEIQAAAKLCDTNGSSWDAINPESVARMRLQNKFKTGLDIAKYTADIMRKDMDAYDKDCTKYTQSLGCWHGFIGQQKMISIKKHFEGNTDRRYLYLSGWMVAALRSEFGPLPDQSMHEKTAVAGLIEELYTFLRQADARELGGLFRELDAAREAGDQVKEKSIQNKIDNHVTHVVPIIADIDAGFGNAEATYLLAKKMIEAGACCIQIENQVSDEKQCGHQDGKVTVPHEDFLAKIRAVRYAFLELGVDNGVIVARTDSLGAGLTKQIAVTKEPGDLGDQYNAFLDCEEVSAGDLANGDVIINRNGKLLRPKRLASNLFQFRKGTGEARCVLDSVTSLQNGADLIWIETEKPHVRQIGAMMEEIRKQVPNAKLVYNNSPSFNWTLNFRQQVFDTWQEEGKDVSAYNRENLMSAEYDDTELSKLADEKIRTFQADAAREAGIFHHLITLPTYHTAALSTDNLAKEYFGEKGMLGYVEGVQRKEIRQGIACVKHQNMAGSDMGDDHKEYFAGEAALKAAGTDNTMNQFS; from the coding sequence ATGTCCAATTACTCTAAAGAAATCCAAGCGGCAGCCAAGCTCTGTGACACCAATGGCAGCTCCTGGGATGCCATCAACCCGGAATCCGTGGCGCGGATGCGCCTGCAGAACAAATTTAAAACCGGCCTTGATATCGCGAAATACACCGCAGATATCATGCGCAAAGACATGGACGCCTACGACAAAGACTGCACCAAGTACACCCAGTCCCTGGGTTGCTGGCACGGCTTTATCGGTCAGCAGAAAATGATTTCCATCAAGAAGCACTTTGAAGGCAACACCGACCGCCGTTACCTGTACCTGTCCGGCTGGATGGTTGCCGCCCTGCGCAGCGAGTTCGGCCCCCTGCCCGACCAGTCCATGCATGAAAAAACCGCGGTAGCCGGCCTGATCGAAGAGCTGTACACCTTCCTGCGCCAGGCGGATGCCCGTGAACTGGGCGGCCTGTTCCGCGAACTGGATGCGGCCCGCGAAGCCGGCGACCAGGTCAAGGAAAAATCCATTCAGAACAAGATCGACAATCACGTGACCCACGTCGTGCCGATCATCGCCGACATCGACGCCGGTTTTGGTAACGCCGAAGCGACTTACCTGCTGGCGAAGAAAATGATCGAAGCGGGTGCCTGCTGTATCCAGATTGAAAACCAGGTTTCCGACGAGAAGCAGTGCGGCCACCAGGACGGTAAGGTGACTGTGCCTCACGAAGACTTCCTCGCCAAAATCCGCGCAGTACGCTACGCGTTCCTCGAACTCGGCGTAGACAACGGCGTGATTGTTGCCCGTACCGATTCCCTCGGTGCCGGCCTCACCAAGCAGATCGCGGTGACCAAAGAACCCGGCGATCTGGGCGACCAGTACAACGCCTTCCTGGATTGCGAGGAAGTTTCCGCCGGGGATCTCGCCAATGGCGACGTGATCATCAACCGCAACGGTAAACTGCTGCGTCCGAAGCGCCTGGCATCCAACCTGTTCCAGTTCCGCAAAGGGACCGGTGAAGCCCGCTGTGTACTGGATAGCGTGACCTCCCTGCAAAACGGCGCTGACCTGATCTGGATCGAAACCGAGAAGCCCCACGTGCGTCAGATCGGCGCCATGATGGAAGAGATCCGCAAACAAGTGCCCAACGCGAAACTGGTGTACAACAACAGCCCGTCCTTCAACTGGACCCTGAACTTCCGCCAGCAGGTATTCGATACCTGGCAGGAAGAAGGCAAAGACGTATCCGCCTACAACCGCGAAAATTTGATGAGCGCCGAATACGACGACACTGAGCTTTCCAAGCTTGCCGATGAGAAGATCCGCACCTTCCAGGCAGACGCGGCCCGCGAAGCCGGTATCTTCCACCACCTGATCACCCTGCCGACCTACCACACTGCGGCCCTGTCTACCGACAACCTGGCCAAGGAATACTTCGGCGAAAAAGGTATGCTCGGCTACGTCGAGGGCGTACAGCGCAAGGAAATCCGTCAGGGCATTGCCTGCGTGAAGCACCAGAACATGGCCGGTTCCGACATGGGCGACGACCATAAGGAATACTTTGCTGGCGAAGCGGCGCTGAAAGCCGCCGGTACAGACAACACCATGAATCAGTTCAGCTAA